The following are encoded together in the Culex pipiens pallens isolate TS chromosome 1, TS_CPP_V2, whole genome shotgun sequence genome:
- the LOC120426179 gene encoding uncharacterized protein LOC120426179, whose amino-acid sequence MNVIQFKLPGNFKPKSKAYRGRKKGRVWATPETLFTLCEIVLRKLLLPVASRRKFWSTVISFLPNETARFAVWHQVFCPEDFNQHLRSTVNYANHWALLSSERPPTGTNIRVGSLVRNKITQLLLDLDYCSSSDSECLLPPVGGQMAHFGTASREPYKTGEILPTELSPQASTCSCYRCYRCITDQYGYRRSLMARQRVAAPQLMVLGRGQMMNPRSSCPVQINDVISCGRCRAKL is encoded by the exons ATGAACGTTATACAGTTTAAACTGCCAGGGAATTTCAAACCCAAATCGAAAGCTTACCGGGGACGAAA GAAGGGCCGTGTGTGGGCTACACCGGAAACTCTGTTCACACTGTGCGAAATCGTGCTCCGGAAGTTGCTGCTGCCGGTCGCTTCGCGGCGGAAATTCTGGTCCACCGTCATT TCCTTCTTGCCAAACGAGACTGCCCGTTTCGCTGTTTGGCACCAGGTTTTCTGCCCGGAGGATTTCAACCAACATCTACGCTCAACTGTGAACTACGCTAACCACTGGGCGCTGCTTTCGTCGGAACGACCTCCGACGGGCACAAACATCCGTGTCGGTTCACTAGTTCGGAACAAAATCACCCAACTGCTGCTGGATTTGGACTACTGCAGTAGCAGCGACAGCGAGTGTCTATTGCCCCCGGTTGGTGGCCAGATGGCGCATTTTGGCACGGCATCACGGGAACCGTACAAGACTGGTGAAATTTTACCAACGGAACTGAGCCCGCAGGCTTCAACGTGTAGTTGCTACCGCTGCTACCGTTGTATCACCGATCAATACGGATACCGCCGCTCGCTGATGGCCAGACAACGAGTAGCGGCCCCACAATTAATGGTCCTGGGACGGGGACAAATGATGAACCCACGCAGCAGCTGTCCGGTGCAAATTAATGATGTCATTTCCTGTGGCCGTTGCCGGGCAAAGCTGTAA